A single window of Actinoallomurus bryophytorum DNA harbors:
- the cobM gene encoding precorrin-4 C(11)-methyltransferase: MGRVVFVGAGPGAADLLTFRAAKAIAEADVVIWAASLVHEDVLEHAGPDAEIVDSARLPMEGVLPYYERAAAEGLTVARIHSGDPGLWGAVQEQLDRCRELGLETEIIPGVSAFSAVAAAVGRELTIPEVAQSVILTRLGGGKTPMPPGEEVREFARHGTTMALFLSAARSRQLQDELLDGGYPPETPCVVAYQCTWPDELIVRCRLDELAGTVRAHKLWKHTLVLVGPALEAGGTRSHLYHPGHFHGHRRAEAGARKVLRGG, encoded by the coding sequence ATGGGCCGAGTCGTTTTCGTCGGGGCCGGCCCCGGAGCCGCGGACCTGCTGACGTTCCGTGCCGCCAAGGCGATCGCCGAGGCGGACGTGGTGATCTGGGCGGCCAGCCTGGTCCACGAGGACGTCCTCGAACACGCCGGCCCGGACGCGGAGATCGTCGACTCGGCGCGGCTGCCCATGGAGGGCGTGCTGCCGTACTACGAGCGCGCCGCCGCCGAGGGCCTGACCGTCGCGCGGATCCACTCGGGTGATCCGGGCCTTTGGGGGGCGGTTCAGGAGCAGCTCGACCGCTGCCGCGAACTCGGCCTCGAGACCGAGATCATCCCCGGCGTGTCGGCCTTCTCCGCGGTCGCCGCGGCGGTCGGCCGCGAGCTCACCATCCCCGAGGTCGCCCAGTCGGTGATCCTCACGCGCCTGGGCGGCGGCAAGACGCCGATGCCGCCCGGCGAGGAGGTACGCGAGTTCGCCCGGCACGGCACGACGATGGCGCTGTTCCTTTCGGCGGCACGGTCGCGGCAGCTCCAGGACGAGCTCCTCGACGGCGGCTACCCGCCGGAGACGCCCTGCGTCGTGGCGTACCAGTGCACGTGGCCGGACGAGCTGATCGTCCGCTGCCGCCTGGACGAGCTCGCCGGCACCGTACGCGCGCACAAGCTGTGGAAGCACACACTGGTGCTCGTCGGCCCGGCCCTGGAGGCGGGCGGCACCCGCTCGCACCTCTACCATCCCGGTCACTTCCACGGTCACCGGCGTGCCGAGGCAGGAGCGCGGAAGGTGCTCCGGGGTGGCTGA